One region of Archocentrus centrarchus isolate MPI-CPG fArcCen1 chromosome 6, fArcCen1, whole genome shotgun sequence genomic DNA includes:
- the svip gene encoding small VCP/p97-interacting protein has translation MSRRLNKSMGMCLPCLGGAADDVVVTPDPETRRQQLAEAAEKRQKETAYRGVKNPEAVERKRKKQEEAEKQAMTTSVSGGGGLKWQVG, from the exons ATGTCGCGGCGATTAAACAAGAG TATGGGGATGTGCTTACCGTGCCTTGGTGGAGCAGCGGACGACGTTGTGGTCACTCCAGATCCT GAGACAAGGAGACAGCAGTTAGCTGAAGCCGccgaaaagagacaaaaagag ACGGCGTACAGGGGTGTTAAAAATCCCGAAGCAGTcgagaggaaaaggaaaaaacaggaagaagctgaaaaacaagCGATGACCACCTCTGTGTCTGGTGGCGGCGGGCTAAAG TGGCAGGTGGGCTGA